CGTCGATCCGGTCCCCGAAACCTCGTTGTTCGATTTCTTCGACACGGATTCCGAGGACACGACGGCCCAGACGAGCATCACGGCCGCCGTCGACGCCGCAACGACGGCCGACTGTGCGGTCGTCGTCGTCCAAGACGATGCAACGGAGGGGCGAGACCGCGATGATCTCCGATTGCCCGGCGACCAGAACGATCTCGTCGCGTCGGTGGCCGAGGCAGCATCCCGGACGGTCGTCGTTGTACGCTCGAGCGGACCTGTGGAATTCCCATGGATCGACGCCGTCGACGCGGTGCTCGTGACGTGGTATCCCGGTCAAGCCGACGGGGCAGCGCTCGCTGACGTGCTGTACGGTGATTCCGATCCTGGAGGACGTCTTCCGGTCACGTTCGCCGAGCAAGCACAGTATCCGACGGCACCCACCGAGCGGTTCCCCGGCGAGGAGGGAACCGTCACGTACGGAGAGGGCGTCTTCGTTGGCTATCGCCACTTCGACCGTGAGTCGATCGAACCGTCGTTCCCGTTCGGTCACGGGTTGAGCTACGCCCAGTTCGAGTATGGTGACGTAACCCTCGAATCCGACGGCGAGCACGACACCGATGGCCGACCCGTGACCGTCAGCGTTCCCGTCGAGAACGTCTCCGATCGCGCTGGCACGGAGGTTGTCCAAGCGTATCTGGGGGGCGACACCCTCGACACCGCCGTTGTCCGTCCCGAGCGCGAACTCGCTGCCTTCGAGAAACTTCATCTCGATCCCGGCGAGCGTCGGACCGTTTCACTATCGCTCGATGAACGGTCGTTCGCTCAGTACGAGCGGTCAGATGGCTGGACGATCCCTCCCGGCTCGTACACGATCTCAGTCAGGCGATCCTCGCGTGATCTGCGTGCTCGGACTTCGGTTCCGATCTCGTGACTGCGTGTTACCGATCGATCGCCCGCACCTGAAACCGTTCGTAGCCACCATAGGCGATCGTGAGCGCACCGATCCACCAGTTCCAGCGGTCGGCGAGCCGATCTTCGGGGGCGTCATGAAGGTTGTCGACGATCACCTCGGCCGTGAGTTCTGTGCCCGTGTCTTCCTCGAACCGGCCCGAATCGTGCAAGTCGATCGCTTGCCGGGTGACGACCCGTCGTTCACCGGGCGTCGGATCGAACGTATCGAGGGCAGTGCCGAGCCGTTCACGGTCCATACGTCAGCTTACCGTCCGTCGGCTTGGCTCTGTCGGCGGGGGAACGTCGAGTGGCTCGTTTCAGTACGCTTTTGCCTGCTGACCGACTGACGAAGGATATGGCCGAGTTTCAGGTTGACGTCGCCGATCCCGAGGACGGGACGACGCACCAGTTCGAAGTCGATGGACAGACAGCGAATCGATTCGTCGGGCGTGAAATCGGAACGGAGATCGATGCCGGCGCGTTGGGTCTCTCCGGATACACGATCGAAATCACCGGCGGAACCGACAATGCCGGCCGACCGATGCGCTCGGACGTCGCTGGTCAAGATCTGTCGTCGGTGCTTCTGACTGGCGGT
The sequence above is drawn from the Halocatena salina genome and encodes:
- a CDS encoding 30S ribosomal protein S6e; translated protein: MAEFQVDVADPEDGTTHQFEVDGQTANRFVGREIGTEIDAGALGLSGYTIEITGGTDNAGRPMRSDVAGQDLSSVLLTGGVGFNPTVDGERKRVTVRGREVGSDARQINAKIVDRGSQPVEELIDEE